A stretch of candidate division TA06 bacterium DNA encodes these proteins:
- a CDS encoding SpoIID/LytB domain-containing protein has product MGRKKATLPAGKEWHIKLVQGKQKIETRGSTKGVIKNPAFPVIFSQKVKNGFITVNGLPYRGIVKVSRVGVNNLLVTNILPMEDYLRSVVPSEIGNRDSTAFEAAKAQAVAARTYAVAKMTKRKSLGYDVVATTSDQVYSGVIKESRLTNRAVSETKGIILMHKGKPVRAAYHSTCGGHTCSNEDAWFGSAVRYLRARPDRIISLFGGSRPFCRGSPMYQWTRSWGKEDFERMVKANLASILGISPKGVLKSMQVTKRDGFGRVVSVRVVTTVATYTIRKGNIRRLFRDPKRGWVDLPSNNFRLKFNGWMYTMEGKGWGHGVGMCQWGAIGMSRKGFTYDKILRHYYKGAYLAKIY; this is encoded by the coding sequence ATGGGTCGGAAGAAGGCGACTCTTCCTGCAGGAAAGGAATGGCACATAAAACTGGTCCAGGGCAAACAGAAAATTGAAACCAGAGGCTCTACAAAAGGAGTGATCAAGAATCCAGCATTCCCAGTAATCTTCTCGCAGAAGGTCAAGAATGGTTTCATCACAGTCAATGGTTTGCCCTACAGGGGGATCGTCAAGGTCAGCAGGGTTGGTGTGAACAATCTGCTTGTCACAAACATACTGCCTATGGAGGACTACCTTCGCTCAGTCGTTCCATCAGAAATCGGCAACAGAGATTCCACGGCCTTTGAAGCTGCAAAAGCACAGGCTGTTGCCGCAAGGACATACGCAGTTGCCAAAATGACCAAGCGTAAATCACTTGGCTACGATGTGGTTGCCACTACCAGCGACCAGGTCTATTCTGGAGTAATCAAGGAATCGCGGTTGACAAACAGGGCAGTTTCTGAGACGAAGGGGATAATCCTCATGCACAAGGGTAAGCCCGTAAGAGCTGCATATCATTCTACTTGTGGAGGGCACACGTGTTCTAATGAAGACGCATGGTTTGGTTCTGCTGTGCGCTACCTCCGGGCTCGCCCTGACAGGATAATTTCCCTGTTTGGTGGGTCCCGGCCATTTTGCAGAGGCTCACCAATGTATCAGTGGACCAGGTCGTGGGGCAAGGAAGACTTTGAGCGTATGGTGAAGGCAAACCTGGCGTCAATTCTAGGCATCTCCCCAAAAGGCGTTCTCAAATCTATGCAGGTGACCAAGAGGGATGGGTTCGGCAGAGTCGTGAGTGTCAGAGTTGTGACGACTGTAGCAACGTACACAATCCGGAAGGGTAACATCAGGAGATTGTTCAGAGATCCCAAACGCGGGTGGGTTGATTTGCCGTCTAACAACTTCAGGCTCAAATTCAATGGTTGGATGTACACGATGGAAGGGAAAGGATGGGGGCACGGGGTGGGGATGTGTCAATGGGGTGCGATTGGTATGTCCAGAAAGGGCTTCACATATGATAAGATACTGAGGCATTACTATAAGGGGGCCTATTTGGCAAAAATCTACTAA
- a CDS encoding alpha/beta hydrolase, which produces MRAGRRLVRVLTIVCLIAFLWLALKYFERSQIFYPTRIIGMTPKNIGLGFEDVYFRTDDGLSLNGWFVKADTNKGVVLFCHGNAGNISHRLESIFLFKEMGFDVFIFDYRGYGRSRGWTTEKGVYADALAAYNYLVRVRSIPYDRVVVFGRSLGGNVAIDLVTRVKAACLISESAFASIEDMARAIYGVRPPRWVLSNHFDAQSKISKVKMPKLIIHSRDDELVPFEHGQKIFNSALEPKDFFELTGSHNEYYLGTRSDYAKKMKSFIEQNLYSETP; this is translated from the coding sequence TTGCGTGCAGGTAGGAGACTTGTGAGAGTTCTTACGATTGTCTGTTTAATAGCTTTTCTATGGTTGGCTCTCAAGTATTTCGAGAGAAGCCAGATATTTTATCCCACCAGGATAATTGGGATGACACCGAAAAATATAGGTCTGGGCTTCGAAGACGTGTATTTCAGAACAGATGACGGGTTGAGCTTGAATGGCTGGTTTGTGAAGGCCGATACTAACAAAGGGGTTGTTCTTTTCTGTCACGGCAATGCAGGAAACATCAGCCACAGGCTCGAATCGATTTTCCTCTTCAAGGAGATGGGATTTGACGTCTTCATATTTGACTATCGAGGCTACGGAAGAAGCAGGGGGTGGACAACCGAGAAAGGAGTCTATGCCGATGCCCTGGCTGCATACAATTATCTGGTTAGGGTTAGAAGCATACCCTATGACAGGGTGGTAGTCTTTGGTCGGTCCTTAGGAGGAAACGTCGCAATAGACCTAGTAACCAGAGTCAAGGCAGCCTGTCTCATAAGTGAGAGCGCATTTGCCTCAATAGAAGACATGGCCAGAGCTATCTATGGAGTGAGGCCCCCGAGATGGGTCCTGTCAAATCATTTTGATGCTCAATCAAAGATTTCGAAGGTGAAGATGCCGAAGCTCATAATACACAGCAGAGATGACGAACTTGTTCCTTTCGAACACGGACAAAAGATTTTCAATTCTGCATTAGAGCCAAAGGATTTCTTTGAGCTCACGGGGAGCCATAATGAATACTATCTGGGCACACGTTCGGATTATGCAAAAAAGATGAAATCATTCATTGAACAAAACCTTTATTCTGAGACACCGTAG
- the deoC gene encoding deoxyribose-phosphate aldolase, translating to MTKGELARLIDHTLLRIDARKKEIEKLCDEAGKFNFFSVCTNPHWVKTVRDILEGSGVKVCSVSGFPLGSSNTEAKVLEAKWGVDDGADEIDMVMNVGAFKDRDYSFVLEEIERAVEVVGPDRVTKVIIETCVLSDGEKAGASRLVKKAGAQFVKTSTGFGTGGATVEDVRLIRETVGDDMGVKASGGIRTFEQAVALVQAGATRIGTSVGVSIVHKK from the coding sequence TTGACGAAAGGTGAACTGGCCAGGCTGATCGATCATACTCTGCTCAGGATTGATGCAAGAAAAAAGGAGATAGAAAAGCTTTGCGATGAGGCGGGAAAGTTCAATTTCTTTTCTGTTTGCACGAACCCGCATTGGGTTAAAACTGTTCGGGACATCCTTGAAGGTTCGGGCGTAAAGGTCTGCTCTGTATCAGGATTTCCGCTGGGGTCTTCGAACACTGAAGCAAAGGTTCTGGAGGCAAAATGGGGTGTAGATGATGGGGCAGATGAAATCGACATGGTAATGAATGTGGGTGCCTTCAAGGACCGTGACTATTCGTTCGTGCTTGAAGAGATAGAGAGAGCAGTGGAAGTTGTTGGTCCAGATAGAGTAACGAAGGTCATAATTGAGACTTGCGTTTTGTCAGATGGAGAGAAGGCAGGCGCGTCCAGACTTGTTAAGAAGGCCGGAGCCCAATTCGTGAAGACTTCGACGGGCTTCGGAACTGGCGGAGCGACCGTGGAGGATGTGCGCTTGATAAGGGAGACAGTGGGGGACGATATGGGGGTCAAGGCCTCAGGTGGAATAAGAACATTTGAACAGGCAGTCGCTCTGGTTCAGGCAGGGGCCACGAGAATCGGGACCAGTGTGGGGGTAAGTATTGTCCACAAAAAATAG
- a CDS encoding type II toxin-antitoxin system HicB family antitoxin — MLRRFTLEYWKDEDWYVGRLKEIPGVFSQGESIQELEENIRDAYRLMIQEEEEPPRTGVETKEIGVEV; from the coding sequence ATGCTAAGGCGTTTTACACTGGAGTACTGGAAGGATGAAGACTGGTATGTCGGCAGACTAAAAGAAATTCCAGGGGTGTTTAGTCAAGGAGAATCCATACAGGAATTGGAGGAGAATATCCGGGACGCATACCGATTGATGATACAGGAGGAGGAAGAACCACCTCGGACAGGGGTTGAGACCAAGGAAATCGGGGTCGAGGTTTGA
- a CDS encoding septum formation initiator family protein, which translates to MAKAKSKGPDRKLYRGDRRRKKRNIWLFLGSLFFLWMAYLFLGGDYGLIQVISLKRHELELKSRLLKVRAKKELLLKETERLKNDLGTIEKIAREELGMIGEDETRYQFPEHFAEGQSNPPKTP; encoded by the coding sequence TTGGCAAAAGCAAAGAGCAAGGGTCCAGACAGAAAATTGTATCGCGGTGATCGCCGAAGAAAGAAGAGGAACATCTGGCTCTTCCTCGGCAGTCTTTTCTTCTTGTGGATGGCCTACCTTTTCCTTGGTGGCGACTACGGCCTCATCCAGGTTATCTCTCTGAAAAGACATGAACTCGAGCTCAAGTCAAGGTTGCTCAAGGTTAGAGCAAAAAAAGAATTACTTCTGAAGGAGACCGAAAGACTCAAGAACGACCTGGGAACCATTGAAAAGATTGCCCGTGAGGAACTCGGGATGATTGGTGAGGACGAAACCCGTTACCAGTTCCCGGAACACTTTGCAGAGGGCCAAAGCAATCCTCCCAAAACCCCTTGA
- a CDS encoding site-2 protease family protein has protein sequence MNSVEEQEEREDVEGISVLVGDVFHAETGGISGGALRLRGKLLVKPEVALEALKERFKEKGLTPMLSKRGESIVLTLARIRSPGSKTRPSLNLLLFLLTILTTLFAGSLWQSEDLLDALLNLQRGIPFSFSLLCILGAHELGHFFTAKRLGIDTTLPYFIPFPHFIGTFGAVIRIRSPIPNKKALVLMGAAGPLSGMVVAIPLVIVGLKLSTVAPMEEVTGGLIIGSSIMFSLLERVFIKGVSDTQGVFLHPVAFAGWLGMFVTGLNLLPIGQLDGGHITYSIFGRSHRQLGLVFLGMLVAFGIVFRFLGYAFFGILILLVGFRHPPPLDDVTPLSFVHKAVAALAMVVLVMTFVPQPFVIP, from the coding sequence GTGAACTCTGTTGAAGAGCAAGAAGAGAGAGAGGATGTAGAGGGGATATCGGTGCTGGTTGGCGATGTCTTTCACGCGGAAACCGGTGGGATTAGCGGAGGTGCCCTTCGCCTCAGGGGCAAGCTTCTGGTCAAACCAGAGGTGGCGCTGGAGGCGCTCAAAGAGAGGTTCAAGGAAAAGGGACTTACTCCCATGCTTTCAAAACGTGGAGAATCCATCGTGTTGACACTGGCCCGAATAAGATCTCCTGGTTCAAAAACCAGGCCATCTCTCAACCTTCTCCTTTTCCTCCTCACCATACTCACTACTTTGTTTGCAGGCTCCCTCTGGCAGTCTGAGGATTTGCTGGATGCTCTTCTCAACCTGCAAAGAGGAATTCCTTTCTCATTCTCCCTGCTTTGCATACTGGGTGCACACGAGCTTGGGCACTTCTTCACTGCCAAGAGGCTGGGGATCGACACCACTCTGCCCTATTTCATACCTTTCCCGCACTTCATAGGAACCTTTGGTGCAGTCATAAGAATAAGATCTCCCATTCCCAATAAGAAAGCTCTAGTACTCATGGGAGCTGCTGGTCCTCTTTCTGGAATGGTTGTGGCCATACCACTGGTCATAGTTGGCCTGAAGCTTTCCACGGTGGCGCCCATGGAAGAGGTGACGGGTGGCCTGATAATAGGAAGTTCAATCATGTTTTCGTTACTGGAAAGAGTATTCATCAAAGGAGTCTCTGATACCCAGGGTGTATTCTTGCATCCCGTTGCTTTTGCTGGCTGGTTGGGTATGTTCGTGACAGGGCTCAATCTTCTTCCAATCGGCCAGCTTGATGGAGGCCACATCACCTACTCCATTTTTGGGAGGTCACACAGGCAGCTGGGACTTGTCTTCCTGGGGATGCTTGTCGCATTCGGAATTGTGTTCAGGTTCCTTGGCTACGCTTTCTTTGGGATTCTCATACTCCTCGTCGGATTCAGACATCCACCACCTCTTGACGATGTCACACCACTGTCATTTGTGCACAAGGCCGTAGCTGCTCTTGCTATGGTGGTTCTTGTCATGACCTTTGTACCACAGCCATTCGTAATACCCTGA
- a CDS encoding aminopeptidase encodes MDEMRKAIATALKDCMALKQGEEFLSIGDEPSREIATAFWEVAKEMNAESIYAEIIPRSSHGEEPPPALAAMMARAKCIVAPTSRSLSHTEARKKACEAGARVATLPGITKDILIRGLSADYKTIAQRTVQIRDILTEGKIAHIQSDKGTDLRLSLEGMAGHADTGIIHDPGNFSNLPAGEAFIAPTAGRAEGILVVDGSMAGIGMVEKTITLTIEKGEAVKIEGSRELEKIMEKYGRKARNIAELGVGTNDRARLSGNVLEDEKVLGTVHVAVGDNSTFGGSVSVPVHLDGIIRNPVLTVDGKIVVKDGKLQI; translated from the coding sequence ATGGATGAGATGAGAAAAGCCATTGCGACTGCCCTCAAGGATTGTATGGCCTTGAAGCAAGGGGAAGAGTTTCTTTCGATAGGTGACGAACCGTCAAGAGAGATAGCTACTGCATTCTGGGAAGTAGCAAAAGAGATGAATGCAGAATCCATTTACGCGGAAATAATTCCTAGGTCCAGCCATGGAGAAGAGCCGCCTCCTGCCCTGGCAGCCATGATGGCAAGGGCGAAGTGCATAGTGGCACCTACGAGCAGGTCCCTTTCCCACACGGAGGCCCGGAAGAAGGCCTGCGAAGCCGGAGCACGGGTGGCCACCCTTCCGGGGATAACCAAGGACATCTTGATAAGAGGACTCTCAGCCGACTATAAGACGATTGCACAGAGGACTGTCCAGATTAGAGACATACTTACCGAAGGAAAGATTGCTCACATACAGTCAGACAAAGGCACAGATCTTAGGCTATCGCTGGAAGGAATGGCCGGTCACGCCGACACGGGAATAATCCATGATCCCGGGAACTTCAGCAACCTTCCAGCTGGTGAGGCATTCATAGCTCCGACTGCAGGACGGGCGGAAGGCATACTGGTGGTTGATGGTTCGATGGCCGGCATTGGGATGGTTGAAAAGACAATCACATTGACAATCGAGAAAGGTGAGGCAGTCAAGATTGAAGGCTCAAGGGAACTTGAAAAGATAATGGAGAAGTACGGCAGGAAGGCCAGGAATATAGCTGAGCTTGGCGTGGGCACAAATGACAGGGCTAGACTTTCCGGCAATGTGCTCGAGGATGAGAAGGTACTTGGGACGGTTCACGTTGCGGTGGGAGACAACTCCACGTTTGGAGGCTCGGTGTCTGTCCCCGTCCATCTGGATGGTATCATAAGAAACCCTGTGCTTACTGTTGACGGGAAGATCGTTGTCAAAGATGGTAAGCTTCAAATCTGA
- a CDS encoding diguanylate cyclase, with protein MEIARSRRSSSILLLVLAGTIFLSSLLGAFYRPPQIWLSIFLLLPIGVFFFLIYYRLKKELPPTRRQMVGTLVGLALVANLSVQSTGGLASPIFLVYFGVIFVASVLGDVRLAIATFAGIFVAEVGSSVVREDYSTFGTHLSALLLLGVLSVFVGRVVEYVSQKGRGTKEGRQERVTATDIDRESVVKTLARKGEVGLDIHKALEDALSDLVELAYRSFKCETACMFTYDSKRGLLLMGPNRTSRKTITKRVEMAVGAGVVGWVAKERKSLLTGDFVNPPNTLGYYHDEEQVRSLVCVPIALGAELEGVFVVDSREPNAYQPDDRERLEGLARQASVLIGYARMGTRMEKAVVHFSALQELAKDLSKKLKLRDVLEVIDDAAGKLFDCDVFVILDIDETSGCKVLWAKGTGGDFKEGLEFELGNSLTAIMVKNVILMANEDLREREVRLPIFYAGERGLGHLRSFVGAPLLIEGKVFGGLFVFSLRKASYEKMDSDNMMFLSAQASNAIERAILHEHTEAMAIRDGLTGLYNHRYFQDQLDKRVMQAKKNHKSIALLMMDIDHFKHFNDTYGHMAGDQVLKTIGKILTNWEKELGLAARYGGEEFVALITKEAEKAYEIAEDLRKEVAANITTYDEHTFSVTVSIGVALYPEHAYDKSNLIELADGALYLAKNDGRNRVRTAGELQGVK; from the coding sequence ATGGAAATCGCGCGAAGCCGCAGAAGCTCAAGCATCCTGCTTCTCGTTTTGGCCGGAACAATTTTCCTGAGCAGCCTGCTTGGGGCCTTTTACCGGCCGCCCCAGATTTGGTTGTCAATATTCCTCCTTCTGCCCATTGGTGTATTCTTTTTCCTCATTTACTACAGGCTGAAGAAGGAGCTCCCTCCCACCAGAAGGCAAATGGTGGGCACTCTTGTGGGGCTGGCTCTGGTTGCAAATCTGTCTGTCCAGTCAACTGGAGGGCTAGCCTCTCCCATATTCCTCGTCTATTTCGGAGTGATATTTGTTGCTTCTGTTCTGGGAGACGTGAGACTGGCAATCGCCACCTTTGCAGGTATCTTCGTCGCTGAGGTTGGGTCTTCTGTTGTCAGAGAGGACTACTCCACCTTCGGAACACACCTTTCGGCTCTCCTTCTGCTCGGAGTCTTATCTGTTTTCGTAGGGAGGGTCGTCGAATACGTGTCTCAGAAAGGAAGGGGCACAAAGGAGGGTCGTCAGGAAAGGGTTACGGCCACAGACATCGATCGCGAGTCTGTAGTCAAGACGCTGGCCAGGAAAGGTGAAGTCGGGCTCGATATCCACAAGGCATTGGAAGATGCGCTGTCTGATTTGGTTGAGCTTGCCTACAGGTCTTTCAAGTGTGAGACCGCGTGCATGTTCACGTACGATTCAAAGAGAGGGCTTCTCCTCATGGGTCCAAATAGAACAAGCAGAAAGACGATTACGAAGCGTGTGGAAATGGCTGTGGGTGCCGGCGTGGTGGGATGGGTCGCAAAGGAACGGAAGAGCCTCCTTACCGGGGACTTCGTCAATCCCCCCAATACGCTGGGCTACTATCACGATGAAGAACAGGTCAGATCTTTGGTTTGCGTGCCCATTGCTCTCGGAGCGGAGTTGGAGGGAGTTTTTGTTGTTGACTCCAGGGAACCGAATGCATACCAGCCTGATGACAGGGAGAGGCTCGAGGGCCTAGCGCGTCAGGCATCGGTGCTCATAGGTTATGCAAGAATGGGTACCAGGATGGAAAAGGCTGTTGTTCATTTCTCAGCACTGCAGGAACTAGCGAAGGACTTATCAAAGAAGCTGAAGCTGAGAGATGTTCTGGAGGTGATTGACGATGCTGCAGGGAAGCTATTCGACTGTGATGTCTTTGTCATACTCGACATAGACGAGACATCCGGGTGCAAGGTTCTCTGGGCGAAAGGAACCGGTGGCGATTTCAAGGAAGGCCTGGAATTCGAACTGGGGAACTCGTTGACTGCGATAATGGTAAAGAATGTTATTCTTATGGCTAACGAGGACCTGCGGGAACGAGAGGTTCGGTTACCCATATTCTACGCTGGAGAAAGAGGCTTGGGCCACCTGAGATCCTTCGTGGGAGCCCCTTTGCTCATTGAAGGAAAAGTCTTTGGGGGTCTTTTTGTCTTCAGCCTGAGAAAGGCATCCTACGAAAAGATGGATTCTGACAACATGATGTTTCTTTCAGCTCAGGCATCAAATGCAATAGAGAGGGCCATACTGCACGAGCATACGGAAGCTATGGCCATACGTGACGGCCTGACTGGCCTATATAACCACAGGTATTTTCAGGATCAACTTGATAAGAGAGTGATGCAGGCCAAAAAAAACCACAAGTCCATCGCGCTTCTAATGATGGACATAGACCATTTCAAGCACTTCAACGACACCTATGGTCACATGGCTGGTGACCAGGTGTTGAAAACCATAGGCAAGATACTTACAAACTGGGAGAAGGAATTAGGATTGGCTGCCAGATATGGTGGTGAAGAGTTCGTTGCACTGATCACCAAAGAAGCGGAGAAGGCATACGAGATAGCTGAAGACCTGAGAAAGGAGGTTGCAGCAAACATAACTACATATGATGAACACACATTTTCAGTTACAGTTTCCATAGGAGTGGCTCTGTACCCAGAGCACGCTTATGACAAATCAAATCTGATAGAATTAGCTGATGGGGCTCTTTATCTTGCCAAGAACGACGGAAGGAATCGTGTCCGTACGGCTGGTGAGCTCCAGGGAGTCAAATGA